Sequence from the Acropora muricata isolate sample 2 chromosome 10, ASM3666990v1, whole genome shotgun sequence genome:
TGGCACGCAAATGCGAGTTCGCAAATACCGATTTGGACATAAAACGGCAAATAATTCAAGGAACCTCGTCAGTTCGCCTCAGACGCAAAGCCATCGAGCAAAACCTCAGCTTGGAGGGCCTGCTGAAAGCTGCTCGCTCAATGGAGACCGCAGACGAGCGAACCAGTGAGATAGACAAACAACAATCGCACGCACTTGGCCGTCACAATAATAAGACAAGGGACGACCGAGAGGAGAATTCCAATGGTCCACCTAAGATTGGCTATCGCAATACTAAATGTGGTCTATGTGGTGGAAGTTATCCACATCGAGGAATGTGTCCTGCTCAAGGCAAAAAGTGTATGAGCTGTGGGAAATTAAATCACTTTGCTAAAGTCTGCCGCAGTAAATCCATCAATCGTTCGAAATCTTCCCGAACACGGAAACATTTGAAAGGCAAGCATTGTGCAAGGCTTGTGGATAGTAAAGGTCCTTCCGATGGTGAAACTTTAACCTCAGCTTCTGCTGAAGGTGATAGCAGCGAAGAATACACCTTCACTACTGGCGCACAGGAATCCCAGACAGCCAAACCTATATTTCAGGTCAAGATAATGGACACACCGATCCGCATAATGGCAGATTCAGGGGCAACGGTGAACATTTTGAGCAAGAAGGACTTCGATGGTCTAAAAGAGAAGCCCTAACTGCTGAAGACAAACGTCAAGGTGTACCCGTATATGTCCAGTAAGCCACTAAACCTATATGGCAAACTCAGAGTCAATGTAACTAGTGATCACCGTTCGTCAGAAGAGACATTCTACGTGGCAGAGGGCTCTTCGGGATCCATCCTTAgctggatgacgtcacaaaaattgAACCTCATCAAAGCTGTAAACACAGTTGAACAACTCCATGCAAATTTGCCATCTGATGTCCCCGAATTCCTCAAAGACTTTCCTCGCTTGCTTAATGGTATGGGTGAATATAAAGGTGAACCAGTTCGCATACATATAGATGAATCTGTTAGACCAGTGGCGCAGCCGCACCGCCGTATCCCGTTCCATGTAAGAAAGCAAGTAGAAGACAAACTAAGACAACTGGAAAATGAGGACATCATTGAACGCGCTGAGGGCCCGACACCTTGGGTTTCACCGATCGTAGTTGTGCCCAAACCATCAAAGCCAAATGAAATCAGAATCTGTGTTGACATGCGGTCCCTCAACCAAGCCATCATCAGAGAGCGGCACGTCATTCCTACCATTGACGATGTCGTGTCAGACCTCAATGGATGCAAAGTCTTTAGTAAAATTGATCTTAATCAAGGGTACCACCAGATCCCACTGCACTCTGATTCGAGACAATTCACGACGTTCTCCACCCATCTTGGGCTATTTCGATACAAGCGGCTTAACTTTGATCTCTCGTGTGCTGCGGAAGTCTTCCAAAAGAAAGTGAGTGACATCCTCAATGGTATTCCTTGTGTTAAAAACATCAGCGATGACATCTATGTTGGTGGCACAGACAAGGACACATGACTGCCATCTGAAACAGGTATTCCATCGCCTCCATGAGAATGGACTAACAATCAACCTGCCTAAGTGTCAGTTCCGAGTTCCCACTATGCTATTCTTTGGCTATGTATTCTCCGAAAAGGGTATGTCACCTGATCCGAAGAAGGTTGAGGCTCTACAGAATGTTGCTCCACCAATCAATGCCTCTGAAGTACGAAGCCTTCTTAGCTCCGCTGCGTTCTGCTCTCGGTTCATTAAGGACTTTGCATTAATCACCAGACCTCTTCGACAGCTGACCTGTGATGGGACGAGGTGGCAGTGGACGCAAGA
This genomic interval carries:
- the LOC136887778 gene encoding uncharacterized protein, translating into METADERTSEIDKQQSHALGRHNNKTRDDREENSNGPPKIGYRNTKCGLCGGSYPHRGMCPAQGKKCMSCGKLNHFAKVCRSKSINRSKSSRTRKHLKGKHCARLVDSKGPSDGETLTSASAEGDSSEEYTFTTGAQESQTAKPIFQVKIMDTPIRIMADSGATVNILSKKDFDGLKEKP